The genomic DNA GGCCCAGCCCCAAACCAGCCCCAAAATAAAGATAGGCGAAAGATGCGATGTCTTGCGCCACACCGTTCAATCGCTCCGCAATCGCGGCAGCATTTGCGTCATTGCTCAGCATCACAGGCAATCCCGTGGCGTCGGTAAACAGCGCTGCTGCATCGACTTCTTGCCACCCCGTCAAATCGGACTCCATTCCCGCAATCCCCGTCACGCCCAACGGACCCGGCATAACGATGCCTGCGCCCAGCATCCGGCCTTTTGCTGTTGGAACTTTGTCCAATGCGCGGCGGTATAGCGCTTTGACATGGGTCAGCACGACCTCGGGATGGTTCTGCTGCAGGGCAATACGCTCGCTCGATACGCTGCGGCCTTGCATGTCCAACAACGCAGCAAACACCGCGTCGGGGCGCACTTCGATCCCTAGGGCATACCCCCCTTCGGGGTTCAGCGCGTATTGAATGGCAGGCAGACCACGCCCAGCGCTCAACCGGCCTTTGTCCAGAAGCATCCCGTCGTCAAACAGCTCCGCGATAATATTGCTCACGGTCTGTGTGGTCAGTGAAAGTGCGCGCGCGATTTCGGCCCGCCCAATCGTGCCAGCCCCGCGCACCTGTACCAAAACCGCCTGCTTATTGCGGGACCGCGACCGTTCGGCATTGCTGCCTTTCTGAAAGGGGATAACAACCATGCAAACGGATTAACTCAAATAATTTGAATTATCAATCCAATTGAGTTAACTCATAGGTCGAGTCCGATTACGGGCTGCAACTAATTTGTTGGGAGACACGAGATGAAAGCGAATTTGAAAGGTCTGGTTCTTGCCGGACTGACATCCTCAGCTACGCTCTTTGCGGGCACCGCACATGCGGTTGAAATTGAGTACTGGCAATATTTCTTCGGCGCTCGCGTTGATGCTATGGACCAGTTGATCGAAAATTTCGAAGCAGCAAACCCTGACATCAACGTGACGATGACGCATTTCCCCTACGCCGATTACCGCACCAAGGTCGCCGCAGCGATCCCCGCAGGTGAAGGCCCCGATGTCGTGCAATTGTTTTACGGCTGGTTGAACGATTACGTCGAAGCAGAGCTGATCCAGCCCTTGCCATCCGACACGTTCCCAGTTGCGCAGATCGACGCGGACTTCTTCCCGATGGTGCAAGCCATGAAGGATGGTGACAATTACTGGGCACTGCCAACAGCCGTGCGCAGCCTTGCGTTGTTTTACAACACACGTCTTTTTGCGGCGGCAGGCATCGACGGCCCGCCCGCAACACTTGATGAATTGATGGAAACCGCAGCGGCCCTGACCCAGCGTGATGGTGCTGGCAACTTGACCACTGTCGGATTGACCGCAGGCATGACCGCACAGGATCACCACTGGTGGCGCGAAGTTCTGGTGCGTCAATTCGGCGGCGAACCCTACGTGGATGATTATCGCACGGTGAATTACAATACCGAAGCAGGCGTCGCGGCTTTAGATTTCTACACCAACATGTTCCTGAACGAAGATGCTGTCACCTCAATCGGGTTCATGGATGAACCACAGGCCGCGTTCAAAGCCGGACTTGCGGGCATGCACATCGATGGATCGTTCCGCATCGGCTCACTTGCTGATATTCGGGGCCTCGAATGGGGCGTCGCAGAACTTCCCGCAGGAATGGACGGCGTGCAGTCGAATTATTCGTCTTACTGGGTCAACGCGATCACAACCAAAGCAGAGGGTGCGAAATATGACGCCGCTGTTTTGTTCATGGCATATCTGACGTCGGACGAAGCGATGCAAATCTGGCTTGATGTCGTAGGTGAATTGCCCGCGAAACCATCCGTCGGCATGACCGAAGAAAACGCCAATGATGACGTCTTCGGGCCGTTCATTCGCGGTCTAGCCTACGCAAACACCACGAAGTTTGTGAATGAAAGTGCCCAGCGTCAGGTTCTGGTTGAAATGGTCGAGCGCGTGCAGCTGCTCGACATGGATCCAGCCGAAAGCCTTGCAATCGCAGCCGAGGCCGAACAGAAAATCCTCGACGAATACTACGCTGAATAAATACGAACTGCGCCGCCCCGACGACAAGTTGGGGCGGTCGCTTTACGCTGCAAACGGGCACATTTCATGTATCGCAATCTGACCATCCGCCAGAAACAAATTGTCTGGGCTTGGGCCTTTCTGGCGCTGCCCGTTCTGTTTTACACCGTCATCCGGTTCTATCCGACTGGCAACGCGATCCTGATCAGTTTTCAGAACTGGAACCTGCTCGGCAGTCGCACGTGGGCGGGCCTCGAAAACTACGACAAGCTTTGGAACGATCCGGTGTTCTGGAAGGTTTTTCAGAACACGTTTGTCTACCTCCTGCTCGGCACGCCCCTCAGCCTCGTGTTGTCGTTCATCATCGCCTACCACCTCGACAAATTGCGCTTCATGCACGGCTTTTTGCGGATGCTGTATTTCTTGCCGTTCATGACCAGTGCCGTTGCAATGGCGTGGGTCTGGCGCTGGTTCTATCAGGACGTGCCAATCGGGTTGTTCAACAACATCTTGGCCAACTTCGGCATCCCGCAAATCAAATTCCTGCAATCCACCACCAACGCGCTGCCCGCTGTTCTCGCCCCTGCAGTCTGGGCGGGCCTCGGATTTCAGGTCATCATCTTTATGGCCGGAATTCGCGCCATCCCGACGAGTTACTACGAGGCCGCCAAAATTGACGGCGTCGGTTGGTTCACCGTTCTGACCCAGATCACAATCCCACTTCTGCGCCCGACAATCGTGTTCATCGTCGTGTTTTCGTCCATCGGTTTTTTGCGCATTTTCGACCACGTCTTTAACATGACCACCAACAACCCCGGCGGGCCACTGAACGCCACCAAACCGATCGTGCTGATGATCTATGACACCGCGTTCAACGGCTTTGATATGGGCTATGCGGCCGCCCAAACCGTGGTGCTGTTTACGGTCCTGTTGGTCGTCTCACTTGTCCAGCTCCGCCTATTGAGGAGCAATTAGATGGTCGCCGCCCCCGATATCCCCCGCGCATCATCGCAAGCCCTGCTCACGGCGACACCCACCAAACGTCCCCGCAACATGGGTCAGATTATCCGCTGGTTCCTGCTATTCATCGGCGGAATCCTGATGGTCATGCCCATCGCCTATATGATCTCAACCTCCCTGAAATGGCCGCACGAAGTTTACAACGTCAACCTGATCCCCAAAGATCCGACACTGGATAATTACGCCTATGTCCTCGAAGACGGGCGGTTCTACTGGTGGTTTGTCAATTCAATGATCATCGCCACGATCACCACAATCTGTAACCTGCTGTTTGACAGCCTTGTAGGCTATACCCTGTGCAAATTCCGCTTTCCGGGCCGCAAAATTGTCTTCATCGCAATTCTGTCCACCTTAATGATCCCGACCGAAATGCTGGTGATCCCGTGGTATCTAATGTCGCAAACCTTCGGCTGGCTTGACAGTTATTGGGGCATCATGTTCCCCGGTTTGATGACGGCATTTGGGACATTCTTGATGAAACAATTCTTTGAATCCGTCCCCGATGATTTCATCGAAGCCGCCCGCATTGATGGCCTGAATGAGCTGCAAATCTGGTGGACCGTCGCAATGCCGCTGGTCAAACCTGCGCTGGCTGCATTGGCTATCTTTGTGTTCCTTGGCAACTGGACCGCGTTCCTGTGGCCGCTGATCGTCACCAATTCGGTCGACATGTACACGATCCCTGTGGGTCTGTCGGGCTTTGGCGACGAAGCGGACGTTGCATGGGAACTCATCATGACAGGCGCTGCAATTTCGACCATTCCAACGCTGGTCGTCTTCCTGATCTTCCAACGCTTCATCATCCGCGGCGTCGTCATGGCGGGGCTAAAGGGATGATAGACAACAGCACATTTCCCGATCCAACCTACAAAACCACCGTCCTTGCACCGCTGTTCGAGGGTGTGAAAACCCACTACGCGGGGCATATGGCGGCGATCAATCGCGCCCATCTGGTCATGCTGGTGGAAACCGGCATCCTGCCGCGCGCGGACGGTGCGAAAATCGCGCAAGCCTTGCACGCGATAGACACTGAAACCGACATCTCTGCGCTCAGCTACACTGGCGAACACGAAGACTACTTCTTCTACGTCGAAGCTGAACTGCGCACCCGCTTGGGCGACCTCGGCGGTGCCTTGCACACCGCGCGGTCTCGCAACGATATGGATCACACGTTGTTCAAAATGGCCCTGCGCACCCGCGCTGGAACCATGCTGACCCAGATCACGACCCTGACAACCGCGCTGATCGAAAAGGCGCGCGCTGAATCAGCCACCCTCATCGTCGCCTACACGCATGGCCAACCTGCCCAGCCAACGACGTTCGGCCACTACCTCGCCGCGATGATCGAAGTGTTGAACCGTGATGCGACCCGCCTGTCCGCCGCCATCGACAATCTTGGCCACTGCCCGATGGGGGCCGCAGCGATTACCACATCCGGCTTTCCAATCGATCGCACCCGCATTGCCGACCTGCTGGGGTTCGACGGCCCACTGGTAAATTCCTACGGCTGCATCGCGTCGGTGGATTACGTCACCGGACTGTATTCTGCGATCAAACTGGTGTTCCTACATCTGGGCCGCGTCGTCCAAGACCTCGCCTTCTGGTCGAGCTTTGAGGTTGGCCAGCTTTACGTCCCAAACGCGCTGGTGCAGATCAGTTCGATCATGCCGCAAAAACGCAATCCGGTTCCGATTGAACATATGCGCCACCTCGCATCCGTCACCTGCGGGCGCTGTGACATGGTGGTGAACACAATGCACAACACGCCGTTCACCGACATGAACGACAGTGAAGGCGAAGTGCAACAAGCGGGCTATGCCGCCTTTGATAGTGGTGGGCGCGTGCTTGACCTGCTCCGCGCGTTTCTGCCCGCTTGTTCGATCAATGCGGCCAACGTGCGCCGCAACACCGACGCCGCCAGCATCACCATTACGGAACTCGCCGACAGCCTCGTGCGTGACGAAGGCCTGACATTTCGCCAAGCCCATGAAATCGCCGCCCGGATTGCACAGTCCTTGAACGGCACTCCACTTTCGGACGGCTTCGACACATTTCGCGCCGCATTCCAGACTGCGACGGGCCGCGCCCCCGCGATGGATGAATCCGCGTTTCGGACCGCCACCAGCCCCGAAACATTCGTCGCAAGGCGGGACCGGATCGGTGGCCCTGCCCCCGCAGCCCTCGCCAAAGCGCTTACCGACAGTGCACATGATGTGCACACTGTGTGTACGCTGTGTGCCACCCGCATTTTGCGGATTTCTGACGCCGAAAAAACCCGCGACACCGCCTTCGCCCAATTGCAGGAGACCTGACCTTGGCCAACCTCGCCCTTCGCCACCTGACAAAATCCTACGGAAAAACTGAGGTGTTGCATGACATCACGCTGGACGTCGCTGACGGCGAATTCGTGGTCTTTGTCGGTCCGTCAGGCTGCGGCAAATCCACCACCTTGCGGATCATCGCCGGCTTGGAGGAAACCACCACCGGCATCATCGAAATCGGCGGACGCGAGGTCAACAACCTAGAACCCAAAGAACGCGACATCGCCATGGTGTTCCAGAATTACGCGATCTACCCGCACATGTCGGTGAAGAAAAATATCGCGTTTGGACTACGGTCTTCCAAGATGCCAAAGGCAAACAAAGAAAAACGAATACAAGAGGTTGCGGGTATCCTTGATATGGTTGACCTGCTTGATCGCAAACCCAACCAGCTGTCAGGCGGTCAACGCCAGCGTGTTGCAATCGGGCGCGCCATGGTGCGCAATCCTGCCGTATTTCTGTTTGATGAACCCCTGTCGAACCTCGATGCGCAACTGCGCACGCAGATGCGGCTTGAGATCAAAAAGCTGCACCAGCGCGTCGGTAATACCATCGTCTTCGTGACCCATGATCAGGTCGAAGCAATGACCATGGCAGACCGGATCGTCATCATGAAAGACGGCTATATTCAACAGGTCGGCACCCCGGCTGAGGTCTTTCATCAACCCGCCAACACATTCGTCGCGCGCTTTATCGGTGCGCCCTCGATGAACCTGCTGGGCGGCAAAATAACCGGAACGGTCGTAACCCTTGAAAACGGCCAAAACATCAACGTACCAACGCTTAGCGCGCCGTCTGGCACGGACATTTTGCTCGGCGTTCGTCCCGATGATCTGTATACTGGCAGCTCCAATCCAATCATGACCGGCACCGTCACAGTGCGCGAACCGCTTGGCTCCGAAACGCTGATCTACGTCGATACCCCGTCTGGCGAAATCATTGCCAAGGCCGATGGTCGGCACCCACCTGACGTGGGCGAAACAGTGGAACTTGGCGCTGATCCCGAAAACCTGCACGTTTTTGACACCGCAACCGGTGAGGCGCTGAAGTGAGGAAACCAATCCTCTGCGCGGGCAGGCTCTATTGCGATATGGTCTTTGCTGACGCGCCACGGCTGCCAACCCTCGGGACCGAAGTTTTTGCCCCCAACCTGTCGCTTCACGCGGGTGGAGGTGCGTTCATAACAGGCGCGACCTTGGCGGCCCTCGGTTATCCCGTCCGGCAATTTTCAAACCTTCCCGCGACGCCGTTTGACACCATTGTGCTGGCAGACATGGCCGCGCACGACGTTGATGCGACCGCCTGCAAACCAGCCGATAACGGGATTGACCCACAAATTACCGTGGCCATCGCAACCGCAGGCGACCGTGCATTTCTTACCCGCGCCGCAGGCCAAGCCATTCCAGACTTCAGCGCAATAAACTTCGCTGATTTCGCACATCTTCACATTGGCGAACTGCGCACGTTGCAGGACTCCCCTGCCCTGCTTGATCATGCGCGCGCGGCGGGACTAACGGTCTCTCTCGACTGTGGCTGGCAGGATTCCTATGATCCCGACGTGACCGCTTTAATCGCCGCTGTGGATGTTTTTCTCCCAAACGAAAGCGAAATTGCTGCCCTTGCGTTGCTTGGCATACCACAGACCTGCGCGCGCCTCACCGTTGTCAAAAGCGGCCACAAAGGCGCGCGCGCACGACTGATAGATGACAGCGCGTGGACCAATTGCGCAGTAAAATCCCCCGTGCAGGTACGCGACGCGACTGGTGCGGGCGACGCCTTTAATGCGGGCTTTTTGTCGCGCTGGTTGGAACATGCCCCGTTGCGAGACTGTCTCGCCAAAGGCAACGCTTGTGGGTCAGCTGCCGTGCAGATCGTAGGTGGAATAGGCTTCCCTCAGCACGTTTAAGTATGTGGCGGAGACGTGCTGCCACGAATGACCAAAGAAACGGGTACCACTGCTGCGTGCTCTTTGCCGATCCCATCCGAGGATTCAATACGCTCCATAAGCATGGTTGCGGCGGTCTCACCGATAAGGTGGCGGTCTTGCCTGATCGATGTAAGCGGCGGGATGAATTGTTCGGCGAGATCGATGTCATCAAAACCCATAACCGAGACATCGTCAGGTACTTTGAAGTTATGGCGCACCAATTCAGCGATAAACCCCATCGCCAGTTGGTCAGATGCGCAAAACACAGCGGTGGGGCGGTCGTTCATCGTGATCCATACCTTTGCTGCACTGCATCCAGCGGCAAGTGAGAAATCACCGGCAATGATCCAGTCCGGTTTTAAGTCAAGTTTGAGAGCTGCAATTTCAGCGACAAAAGCGTCCTTGCGCGTGTGCATGAGTACGTTGCCTTCGGGGCCGGTCACATGGGCAATCTTGCGATGTCCAAGGCTATACAAATGATTCACTGCTGCGCGGGTCCCGCGACGATTTTCACTGCGAACAGAGGGGAAATCTGCGGCATCGACCCATTCGCAGGCGAACAGGATGCGTCCCGCCTGTGGTGCATTTTCCAAAGATGCAACGACGTCGGGGCTTAGCCCACCATCCAAAATTATCATTCCATCAGCCCGCGCATCGTCGAGGTAATCAATCAAGCGTTCGCCACTGTCATGCACCTGTTTGGTGCTGGCGATCAGCATCGAATACCGTTTGCTTGAAAGATGGCGAGAGATGCCTTCAAGGATCGTTGAAAAGAACGGGTTGGCCAGATCGGGCAGTAAGACCAAAACCGAATGGGACCGTCGTGTACGAAGGTTTCGCGCGGCACGATTGATGCGGTAACCAGTCTCGCGGACAGCATCAGAAACGCGGATCTTGGTCGATTCGGATACTACATTGGGGTTTGAAAGAGTGCGCGAAACGGTCGCCGTCGAAACCCCTGCAACGCGAGCAACGTCTTGAAGTGTTGAAGTTTTCAGTGCCATGACGCCCCATTTTCAGTTGGGTCAGATGTAATCGATTACATAAACTGTTGACAAGCCCATCGTCGGCAATGCCTTATGTAATCGATTGCAGAGGCGGCAATCGCAAAACCATTGGCGGAAACCCGCGTTTTCTGGGAGGAAAATAATGTCTAAAACCTTGAAGTCCCTATTGGTAGGGACCGCACTCACGGTTGCATCTGCGTCCCAAGCGATAGAATTGGAAGTTACACATTGGTGGACATCTGGCGGCGAAGCGGCTGCTGTGACTAAGTTTGCTGAAGCATGGAATGCGACCGGCAACACATGGCTTGATGGTGCGATTGCAGGTTCCGGCGGAACAGCGCGCCCAATCATTATTTCGCGCATTATTGGTGGAGACCCGATGGCAGCAACTCAAATGAACCATGGACGGCAAGCCGAAGAGCTAATTGAAGCTGGTCTGCTGCTCGATCTGAGCGAAGTCGCAGAAGCGGGTGGCTGGGCCGATATCGTCAACCCATCCTCATTGCTTGAGGGCTGCACATTGGACGGCAAGATCTATTGCGTTCCGGTGAATATCCACTCCGGTCAATGGATGTGGCTGTCGCACGCAGCATACGAAAATGCTGGCTTGGACGTGCCAGCGGACTGGAACGAATTCGTAGATTCTGCAGGTGAATTGCGGGCCGCAGGCACATTGCCGCTAGCGATGGGTCAGCAGGGCTGGCAGCAAAACCTCGCGTTTGGCGCGATCACTATTGCCGTCGCTGGTACAGAAGCCTGGCGCGAAGTGACGGTTAACAAAAACGCGGACGTGGCACGTGGGCCAGAATTCACCGCAGTGTTTGACGCCATGGTAAATGCACGCGAACTCGCGTCTGGGTCTAACGTACAGGACTGGAACCAAGCGACCAATATGGTCATCACGGGTACCGCTGGCGCGCAGCTCATGGGTGACTGGGCACAGGGTGAATTCGCAGTTGCTGGACAGGTAGAAGGGGTCGATTATTCCTGCCTGCCGGGTCTGGGTCTGAATGACGTTTTGGACACCGGTGGTGACGCGTTCTATTTCCCCGTCAACGATGATCCGGAAATCACAGCAGCACAGCTTGAACTGGCCGCGTTACTGATCTCTCCAGAAGTTCAAGTTTCATTCAACCTTGCCAAAGGATCGCTGCCTGTGCGCGGCGACATCGATATGTCGGCTGCAAACGGTTGCATGCAAAAAGGTCTGGAAATCTTGGCGAGCGGCGGCGTTCTGCCATCAGGCGACCAGTCCTTGTCCGCAGATACGCAAACACAGATCGAAGATCTGATGGCACAGTTTTGGTCCGGCGATATGCCTGCAGCAGACGCACAAGAAAGCTATGCTGAACTAATCGAAAAGGCTGACTAATTAACGATTTAACCCGGCGGCACCCCGCCGGGCCATTCCTTATTCTAGACATTCCTTTATTTTTGGAGCCGACACGATGACCGTGGCCCCGGACCCCCCTGCGCAACCCGCCAAGCGCCCCCGCCGTTTATTCAAAAATCTAATGGCCAAGCTTGCTTCGCTGCCGATGATCCTGACGGCACTCGTGATTTTCGTTGGCGGCACCTCATGGACAGTTTTTTATTCTTTCACCGGCTCGCGGATGTTGCCCAAAACCGAATTTGTCGGACTTGATCAATACGAGCGCCTCTGGAATTCTGACCGCTGGATCATCTCGATCAAAAACCTCGGGATTTATGGCTCCTGTTCGCTGGTCCTAACGCTGGTTATTGGCTTCTGCCTCGCGGCGTGCCTCGACCGCAAAATCCGGTTTGAGTCCGCTTTCCGTTCCATTTTCTTATATCCCTTCGCATTGTCGTTTGTGGTCACAGGCCTTGCATGGCAATGGATTCTAAACCCCGAGTTCGGCCTTCAAAGCGTGGTGCGCGGTTGGGGCTGGGAAACCTTCACGTTCAACCCACTGAACGATCCCGATACCGTTATCTTCGGTCTGTTAATCGCGGGTCTTTGGCAGGGCACTGGGCTGATTATGTGCATCATGCTGGCCGGTTTGCGCGGCATCGACGAAGACATCTGGAAAGCAGCGCGCGTGGACGGGATTGGCACCATCAAAACCTATGTCGTGGTGATCATCCCGATGATGCGGCCTGTGTTCATCACCGCCCTTGTGCTGATCGCATCGGGGATCATCAAGCTCTACGATCTGGTCGTCGCGCAAACCGGTGGTGGCCCAGGACTGTCATCAGAAGTGCCCGCAAAATACGTGATTGAATTCATGTTCCGTGCCCAGAATTTGGGCCAAGGATTTGCGGCGTCCACCATGATGTTATGTTCTGTGGTGATCATTCTGATCCCATGGGCGTTCCTCGAATTCGGAGGCCGGAAACGTGGCTGATATGACAGTGACAACTACCAAAGGGCCGCGCGGCCCAAAGCCTAAAAAGGCCTTCTCGCGCGCCAATATTTTCCTTTATGGCACACTCATCATGGTCTCCATGTATTACCTGTTGCCGCTCTATGTGATGATCGTAACGTCGCTCAAGGGCATGCCGGAAATTCGCATGGGCAATGTGTTTGGCCCACCGATGGACATCACGTTTGAGCCATGGGTTAAGGCGTGGTCAGAGGCCTGCACAGGCATCAATTGTGACGGTTTATCGCGTGGCTTTGGCAATTCTGTCCGCATCCTGATCCCGTCGGTTTTGCTGTCGATCATCATTGCGTCAGTGAACGGTTACGCGCTGTCGAACTGGAAATTCAAGGGCTCAGAAGTCTTCTTTACGATCCTGATCATCGGTGCGTTTATCCCTTATCAAACCATGCTGTACCCGATCGTGATACTGCTACGTGAAATCGGATTAATGGGGTCTATTGGCGGGCTGGTTCTGGTGCATACGATCTTTGGTATGCCGATCCTGACGCTGTTGTTTCGAAACTACTTCGCCTCGATGCCCGAAGAACTATTCAAGGCGGCGCGGGTGGATGGTGCAGGTTTCTGGCAGATTTATTTCCAAATTATGTTGCCAATGGCGCTGCCGATTTTCGTCGTCGCGATCATTCTGCAAGTCACCGGTATCTGGAACGATTTCCTGTTTGGCGTAATTTACACCAAACCGTCGACATATCCGATGACGGTGCAGCTCAATAACATCGTGAATTCGGTCCAAGGAATCAAAGAATACAACGTCAATATGGCGGCAACGCTGCTGACGGGTTTGGTCCCACTCCTCATTTATTTTGCCTCTGGCAAACTCTTTGTCCGCGGTATTGCCGCTGGCGCGGTAAAAGGCTGATCTTATGGCAAACTCTGTAGAAATTAAGAATCTGGACCTGAACTTTGGGGCCGTGAAGGTTTTAAAACAACTCAACCTCGACATTGCCGAAGGTGAGTTTCTGGTTCTCCTCGGCTCTTCTGGATGCGGAAAATCAACCCTTCTAAACTGCATTGCAGGGTTATTGGACGTGTCGGACGGCCAGATATTCATCAAGGGTGAAAACGTCACATGGGCGGAACCGTCTGATCGCGGCATCGGCATGGTGTTTCAATCCTACGCGCTTTATCCGCAGATGACTGTGCGCGGAAACCTGAGCTTTGGTCTTAAGAATGCAAAGGTCCCAAAACCCGAGATTGCAAAACGGATCGCGCGTGCGGCTGATGTCCTGCAAATTGAACCGCTGCTGGATCGCAAGCCCGGCGCGCTTTCGGGTGGTCAACGCCAGCGTGTGGCGATTGGCCGTGCGTTGGTGCGCGACGTTGATGTGTTCTTGTTTGATGAACCACTGTCAAATCTGGATGCCAAATTGCGTACTGACCTGCGGGTCGAATTGAAACGGCTGCACCAGCAACTGAAAAACACGATGATCTATGTGACCCACGATCAGGTTGAGGCGATGACGTTGGCCGACCGGATTTCAATCATGAAAGACGGCATGATCGAACAACTGGATACCCCAGAAAGGATCTACGCCAAACCGTGCAACAAGTACGTGGCGGACTTTATCGGCTCGCCTGCGATGAACCTTTTCACAGGTCAGCTTAGTGACACCAGATTCGGCTGCAACGGGTTCAATCTGGACGTCAGTGGCTATGAGTTTTCCGACAGTGGGCTGCGTGATGGTGCAGCATGGCTAGGTATTCGCCCCGAACATATCATGACAGGCGATGCAGCCCATGGCGCGTCTTATTCGGGCACCGCCGAGATCGATATCGTCGAACCTATGGGGTCGGACACTTTGGTCTGGGTCAATTTCGCCGGTCAGTCCGTGCGCGTGCGCACCATCGGCCAATCGGGGCTTAAATCCGGCAACACCCTGACAATCGGATTTGATGCGGCGCGGCTGCATCTGTTCGACAAAAAAACTGAATTACGGC from Octadecabacter antarcticus 307 includes the following:
- a CDS encoding ABC transporter substrate-binding protein — translated: MSKTLKSLLVGTALTVASASQAIELEVTHWWTSGGEAAAVTKFAEAWNATGNTWLDGAIAGSGGTARPIIISRIIGGDPMAATQMNHGRQAEELIEAGLLLDLSEVAEAGGWADIVNPSSLLEGCTLDGKIYCVPVNIHSGQWMWLSHAAYENAGLDVPADWNEFVDSAGELRAAGTLPLAMGQQGWQQNLAFGAITIAVAGTEAWREVTVNKNADVARGPEFTAVFDAMVNARELASGSNVQDWNQATNMVITGTAGAQLMGDWAQGEFAVAGQVEGVDYSCLPGLGLNDVLDTGGDAFYFPVNDDPEITAAQLELAALLISPEVQVSFNLAKGSLPVRGDIDMSAANGCMQKGLEILASGGVLPSGDQSLSADTQTQIEDLMAQFWSGDMPAADAQESYAELIEKAD
- a CDS encoding carbohydrate ABC transporter permease, which codes for MTVAPDPPAQPAKRPRRLFKNLMAKLASLPMILTALVIFVGGTSWTVFYSFTGSRMLPKTEFVGLDQYERLWNSDRWIISIKNLGIYGSCSLVLTLVIGFCLAACLDRKIRFESAFRSIFLYPFALSFVVTGLAWQWILNPEFGLQSVVRGWGWETFTFNPLNDPDTVIFGLLIAGLWQGTGLIMCIMLAGLRGIDEDIWKAARVDGIGTIKTYVVVIIPMMRPVFITALVLIASGIIKLYDLVVAQTGGGPGLSSEVPAKYVIEFMFRAQNLGQGFAASTMMLCSVVIILIPWAFLEFGGRKRG
- a CDS encoding carbohydrate ABC transporter permease is translated as MTVTTTKGPRGPKPKKAFSRANIFLYGTLIMVSMYYLLPLYVMIVTSLKGMPEIRMGNVFGPPMDITFEPWVKAWSEACTGINCDGLSRGFGNSVRILIPSVLLSIIIASVNGYALSNWKFKGSEVFFTILIIGAFIPYQTMLYPIVILLREIGLMGSIGGLVLVHTIFGMPILTLLFRNYFASMPEELFKAARVDGAGFWQIYFQIMLPMALPIFVVAIILQVTGIWNDFLFGVIYTKPSTYPMTVQLNNIVNSVQGIKEYNVNMAATLLTGLVPLLIYFASGKLFVRGIAAGAVKG
- a CDS encoding ABC transporter ATP-binding protein, translated to MANSVEIKNLDLNFGAVKVLKQLNLDIAEGEFLVLLGSSGCGKSTLLNCIAGLLDVSDGQIFIKGENVTWAEPSDRGIGMVFQSYALYPQMTVRGNLSFGLKNAKVPKPEIAKRIARAADVLQIEPLLDRKPGALSGGQRQRVAIGRALVRDVDVFLFDEPLSNLDAKLRTDLRVELKRLHQQLKNTMIYVTHDQVEAMTLADRISIMKDGMIEQLDTPERIYAKPCNKYVADFIGSPAMNLFTGQLSDTRFGCNGFNLDVSGYEFSDSGLRDGAAWLGIRPEHIMTGDAAHGASYSGTAEIDIVEPMGSDTLVWVNFAGQSVRVRTIGQSGLKSGNTLTIGFDAARLHLFDKKTELRL